The following nucleotide sequence is from Pseudomonadota bacterium.
GGATCGCATCAACTGCTAAGCGCTGTCAGGCAAGACATTAAACAACAAAGGGGCTGTTTAATGCCGGAGAGCACTTTAGTAACATAAGATCTATAAACATGACTTTTGATCAATGGCCGCTTTTAAAAACTCATCTATTTAAACAAACGTCAAAATTGCGATAACCAGGGTAACCGCATTTGGATTAATATATTCAGTCCAATTTAATAAAGTTAAATCCTTGTAATTTTTTCCTAAATAAAGAGCGCCACTGCTCATAAATTTTCTTTTTATGGCGAAACCCCCCATCACTCAAAAAATTCTCTTTCTATAAAGAAAGCCCCTTACTCAAAATTCCCCCTTAATAAAGGGGGCCAGGGGGTTGTTTTGTCATAAAGCTGTTTTATAAAGCTTTTATTTGCGGGTTATAGTTGCACACACAACCCCCTTAATCCCCCTTTTCTAAGGGGGAATCTATTGGAATTCCTCATATATATACCAATATCGATTACCCTTGGTTTACTTTTGTAGTGTTAGATAAATCCAAATGCGGTTACCCTGTTGCGATAACTCTTGTATCTTGACAAAAAAACCTTTGTTAAGTAAATATAATAATATAGGTGGCATGGAGTATTGATTTTCCGATAGAACGAGCCGTTCACAAGAATATGTGAGCGCCCCTGAGTTTTTTTTAATATATGTGCTTAACCGGTGAATGTATCCTGTTGTCCGATTCTAAAAGGAGTGTAAATAATTAGTGGTTCCCTTACGAGGAAAAACCATTGCCGATAGTAATAATAGTGAAACCAAGCTCTACAAATCACTTGGATCTTTAATCCATGACTATCGGCAATGCTATAACCTGAGCCAGGAAAAAATTTCGGAATTGATCGGAATAAGTGTCCGGGAATTAAGAAATTGGGAAACAGATCGTTGTCACGCTCGTATAGAGAATCTTCATGATCTTTCCGAAGTCACTGGAATCCCAATGCAGGTATGTGTTGCTCTTAACGCAGATCAACCCATCTGGTATTCTCTACAGGAAAGGCGTTTTGCATACTCATCGATGGAAGCCCAGTTTTATTCCCATGAACTTTATAAATTCAGTGAACAATTGGGCGACAGCTTTATTGTAAGAGCTGAAAGAGTTTCAAAAGATAAACACATTAGCATGATTCTTTCATACCATAGGGAGATTTACCATACGGTAAAACCATTGCTTAAGGATGTCATAAAAAAAGCTGCTATGCTTCTACCTGATTTGAACCATATAATTTTTGACTCATGGGGTCATTATGTAGGTCATATTATATTTCTTCCTTTAAGATCAGATATATATGAAAAAATCAAAATGCAGGAGAGCTTCGAGCATTATCTGACATGCGATAGAATCAACGATATTCTTTCTATTAATGAAGGGGTTTATTTTAATTATTCTTCATATGCAGCCAGTATAAATGCATCACACCAGAATATTGTACGTATTGCGCGATACTTTGCTAAAATAAAAGAAAAGAAAAGATACATAGTTGCCGGTTATTCACCTGTGGAAGAAACATGCAAACTCTATAATAAGATTGGCATGAGCTTCGCGAGAGATTATCGATGTTCAAGTTCTGAAATTTGGTGTAAACTTTATGAGGTTGAACTGGATGCCCTGATAAGACCTAAGCAGCCTTTATGGAATTTGTTAAGTACTATTGAACAAAGTGAAAACCAGGCGTTTCCAAAAAACCTGATAAAAAAGGCAAGACAGAATATTCCTTTGCGTGCCATATCCATAAAATCAGACAATAACAGCAGCAAGCTCGAAAATGATTCGCCAGAAAAACTACACGGCTATAATTCTTTAAGCCATGATGTGCCGCTAAGTGTTGGTGACATGCCGCTAAGTGTTGGTGGGCGAAAGTATGATGACAAAAAAGAATCAACGGA
It contains:
- a CDS encoding helix-turn-helix domain-containing protein; translated protein: MVPLRGKTIADSNNSETKLYKSLGSLIHDYRQCYNLSQEKISELIGISVRELRNWETDRCHARIENLHDLSEVTGIPMQVCVALNADQPIWYSLQERRFAYSSMEAQFYSHELYKFSEQLGDSFIVRAERVSKDKHISMILSYHREIYHTVKPLLKDVIKKAAMLLPDLNHIIFDSWGHYVGHIIFLPLRSDIYEKIKMQESFEHYLTCDRINDILSINEGVYFNYSSYAASINASHQNIVRIARYFAKIKEKKRYIVAGYSPVEETCKLYNKIGMSFARDYRCSSSEIWCKLYEVELDALIRPKQPLWNLLSTIEQSENQAFPKNLIKKARQNIPLRAISIKSDNNSSKLENDSPEKLHGYNSLSHDVPLSVGDMPLSVGGRKYDDKKESTDKTYSVEKEVCQNPECTLYNKTNKDNIISYGTYRTKADILFHRNICKECGKSFSCREAGIFYSLYGLRSPEEKILMALKHLVEGMPIQRVAKIIGIKPHTIQHWLKVISEQNGKIDAMLERKLNVSSAELADLWNFVKNNALHQRAALYKRHKDKGLSPTFAKKNKSNYI